The following DNA comes from Candidatus Stoquefichus sp. SB1.
ATATATAACATGACAACCCCACCATACTTAACATATTAAAACTAACATATTTGATAAATACTAATTTTCTTTCCATAATCCACCTCCCTGTGATATCATAGACTATAGGGTAACACTATAGTCAAGGAGAATTTTTATGTCACAATATTATCAAACTTATTACACTACAGGAGAATTTGCTAAACTTTGTCATACAACTAAAGAAACATTATTTCATTATGATTCAATTGGTTTATTAAAACCTAAAATTGTTAAGGAAAATGGTTATCGATATTATCTTTCATCACAATATTTTGAATTTGATCTGATTAAAGTTTTGCAGGAAGTTAAAATGTCTTTAAAAGAAATTAAGGCATTTATGATTCAAAGAAATAGTGAAAATTTTGTGAATACATTAAATGAGAAATATTTACAATTAGAAGAAGAGAAAAAAAGAATTGAAGAGATGCAGTATCGTATTCAACAGGCTATTTCTATGACAAAATATGGAGTAGAGACTAAACATATGGTGCCTTTTTTACAAGAATGTTTGGAAGAGCATCTTTTAACGATCACATTACCTGATCACTATATGAGTGATCGGGAGATGATGGGATATATGAGTCAGCAGTTGGAGTACTGTGCACAACATCGTTTAACGGAAGAATTACCACTAGGAACAATTATTTATCATGATCAATTTTTAAAAAGGGACTATCATGAGAATATGTATTTTTTAAAATTAAGACAACCATTTGATGACATTCATTATGTTATGAAACCAAAAGGATTGTATGCTACTATTTTACATGCTGGTTTCTATGATACGATAGATGAATCTTTTGAAAAACTGTTTGAATTTGTGGAACAAGAAGGGTATCAAATGATAGGAAATGCTTATGAATATGAAATTCATAATTATTTTACAGTTCAAGATACAGATGAATATCTGATTTCATTGTCTATTCAGGTTGAGAAAGCGTAGACAAAAACAAGAAAATCATATAATATGGTAAAAAAGTGGAGGTAAGTTATGAAATATAAATTAGTTGCATTGGATTTAGATGGAACATTAAAAAATGCTAACAATGAGATTACTGAAAAGACAAAGAAAGCATTAATTGAAATTCAAAAACAAGGTGTGAAAATTGTTTTGGCTTCAGGACGTCCAACTCCTGGTTTGCGTCATGAAGCAGAAGAGTTAGAATTAAAAAAATATGGTGGATATATTTTATCATTTAATGGAGCAAGAGTCGTTGATGTGAAAACAGGAGAGACAGTCTATGAACAAACATTAACAATTGATGAAGCAAAAAAAGCTTATGATCGTTCAAAAGAGTTTCATCTTGCTTGTATGACATATAAGGATGATGTGATTTTAACTGAAGATATTGATGATGAATATGTTTGTGTTGAAGCGAAAATTAATGATATTCAAAAGGAAAAAGTCAATGATTTTAAGAAATGTTTAAATGATCCTATTCATAAGGTTTTATTAACTGGACAACCAGATTATGTAGGAAGTATTGAAAATGAATTTAAACAACCATTCGGAGATTCTTTAAGTATTTATCGAAGTGCACCTTTCTTTATTGAAATTATGGCTAAAGGCATTGACAAGGCAGCTTCGCTTGATAGACTTGCTCAATTGTTAGGGATTAAGCAAGAAGAGGTAATGGCATTTGGTGATGGGTATAATGACTTAAGTATGATTGAATATGCAGGTTTAGGTGTAGCAATGGAGAATGCTGTTGATGGTGTTAAAGAACGTGCTAATTGTATTACAAAATCTAATAATGATGATGGAATAGCCTATATTTTATCTCAAGAATATGAAGGAGTGGATTTTTAGTGTTGCCAAATGATCCAGCTATGTTATTGAGTTATGTGAATATGAAATTAAGAGATCAGTATCAATCACTTGAAGATATGTGTGATGATTTAGATGTTTCTATGTCTGAAATTGTGGAAAAACTAAAAAGCATAGACTATATTTACGATAATGAAAAAAATCAATTCAAATAATTTATTGTTTGTGCTATAATTGGGGAAAATAAGTGGAGGAAATGAATATGTTAAAATTAGAGCAGTTTCAAGAAGCAAAAAAGAGAGTCGATGAAGTCATTATTCCCACTCCCTTAATATATAGTGAAGCTTTTTCAAAAGAATGTAAGAACGAAGTTTATATTAAACCAGAAAATCTGCAAAGAACTGGCGCTTTTAAAATCAGAGGGGCATATAATAAGATTGTAAAAATGAATGATGAAGCAAAGAAAAAAGGTTTGATTGCTTCATCAGCTGGGAATCATGCTCAGGGGGTTGCATATGCTGCCCACAAATTAGGTGTTAAAGCAACAATTGTTATGCCTAAGCATACGCCATTAATTAAGGTTGAAGCAACCCAGTCGCATGGAGCGGAAGTTGTTTTGGCTGGTGAAGTTTATGATGATTCTTATAATGCCGCTTGTAAGTTACAAAAAGAAAATGGATATACATTTGTTCATCCTTTCAATGATGAAGATGTCATTGAAGGACAAGGAACAATTGCTTTGGAAATTTTAGAAGAATTACCAAACGCTGATATTATTTTAGTACCTGTTGGTGGAGGTGGATTGATTTCTGGAATTGCCTGTGCAGCAAAAGCTATCAAACCAACTATCAAGATTATTGGAGTAGAGCCAGAAGGTGCAGCAAGTGCTTTGGCGGCTATTAACGAAGATCAGGTTGTGGCTTTAAAAGAAGCTGTGACGATTGCTGATGGTACAGCTGTTAAACAAATTGGAGAAATTACTTTTGATTATATTAAAGAGTATGTTGATGGGATTATAACAGTCTCTGATTATGAATTGATGGATGCATTTTTATTGCTGGTAGAAAAGCATAAATTGGTTGCTGAAAATTCAGGTATTTTATCTTTGGCTGCATTGTCAAAATT
Coding sequences within:
- a CDS encoding MerR family transcriptional regulator; protein product: MSQYYQTYYTTGEFAKLCHTTKETLFHYDSIGLLKPKIVKENGYRYYLSSQYFEFDLIKVLQEVKMSLKEIKAFMIQRNSENFVNTLNEKYLQLEEEKKRIEEMQYRIQQAISMTKYGVETKHMVPFLQECLEEHLLTITLPDHYMSDREMMGYMSQQLEYCAQHRLTEELPLGTIIYHDQFLKRDYHENMYFLKLRQPFDDIHYVMKPKGLYATILHAGFYDTIDESFEKLFEFVEQEGYQMIGNAYEYEIHNYFTVQDTDEYLISLSIQVEKA
- a CDS encoding Cof-type HAD-IIB family hydrolase; its protein translation is MKYKLVALDLDGTLKNANNEITEKTKKALIEIQKQGVKIVLASGRPTPGLRHEAEELELKKYGGYILSFNGARVVDVKTGETVYEQTLTIDEAKKAYDRSKEFHLACMTYKDDVILTEDIDDEYVCVEAKINDIQKEKVNDFKKCLNDPIHKVLLTGQPDYVGSIENEFKQPFGDSLSIYRSAPFFIEIMAKGIDKAASLDRLAQLLGIKQEEVMAFGDGYNDLSMIEYAGLGVAMENAVDGVKERANCITKSNNDDGIAYILSQEYEGVDF
- a CDS encoding DUF4250 domain-containing protein; this translates as MLPNDPAMLLSYVNMKLRDQYQSLEDMCDDLDVSMSEIVEKLKSIDYIYDNEKNQFK
- the ilvA gene encoding threonine ammonia-lyase, coding for MLKLEQFQEAKKRVDEVIIPTPLIYSEAFSKECKNEVYIKPENLQRTGAFKIRGAYNKIVKMNDEAKKKGLIASSAGNHAQGVAYAAHKLGVKATIVMPKHTPLIKVEATQSHGAEVVLAGEVYDDSYNAACKLQKENGYTFVHPFNDEDVIEGQGTIALEILEELPNADIILVPVGGGGLISGIACAAKAIKPTIKIIGVEPEGAASALAAINEDQVVALKEAVTIADGTAVKQIGEITFDYIKEYVDGIITVSDYELMDAFLLLVEKHKLVAENSGILSLAALSKLNEKNKKVVSLISGGNIDVMTISSMINKGLIARGRIFTFSVQLPDKPGQLEYVAKILAQCNANVIGVDHNQFKNFARFSEVELRVTCETNGESHIQKIIDTFNDVGYTITRIN